A DNA window from Streptomyces canus contains the following coding sequences:
- a CDS encoding complex I subunit 1/NuoH family protein, whose protein sequence is MNGALDVALRLLIVFVVFLTFPLIIGQTEHKVMAHMQGRLGPMYAGGFHGWAQLVADGVKFAQKEDVVPASADRRIFQLAPAVALLPYLLVLLAIPIGPGEGAVGEVVDAGVFFVLAVMGVGVLGSLMAGWASANKFSLLGGLRTAAQLLAYELPMLLTAASVAMAAGTVSLPGILDAFEWWWLPWQIVGAIVFFVAGLAELQRPPFDMPVADSEIIFGAYTEYTGLRFALFLLAEYAGIVVLCGLTTVLFLGGWHGPWGADGLGWVWTLLKTAVLAFVVIWLRVTYPRLREDQLQKLSWTLLVPLSLAQIALTGIVKVVIQ, encoded by the coding sequence GTGAACGGCGCTCTCGACGTCGCCCTGCGACTCCTGATCGTCTTCGTCGTCTTCCTCACCTTCCCCCTGATCATCGGCCAGACCGAGCACAAGGTGATGGCCCACATGCAGGGCCGCCTGGGCCCGATGTACGCCGGCGGCTTCCACGGCTGGGCCCAACTCGTCGCGGACGGCGTGAAGTTCGCCCAGAAGGAAGACGTCGTACCGGCGAGCGCGGACCGCCGTATCTTCCAACTCGCCCCCGCCGTCGCCCTCCTGCCCTACCTCCTGGTCCTCCTCGCCATCCCGATCGGCCCCGGCGAGGGAGCCGTCGGCGAGGTCGTCGACGCGGGCGTGTTCTTCGTGCTCGCCGTGATGGGCGTGGGCGTCCTCGGCTCCCTCATGGCCGGCTGGGCCTCCGCCAACAAGTTCTCCCTCCTCGGCGGCCTGCGCACCGCTGCACAGCTCCTCGCCTACGAACTCCCGATGCTGCTCACCGCCGCCTCGGTGGCGATGGCGGCCGGAACCGTCTCCCTCCCCGGCATCCTCGACGCCTTCGAGTGGTGGTGGTTGCCCTGGCAGATCGTCGGCGCGATCGTCTTCTTCGTCGCCGGCCTCGCCGAACTCCAGCGCCCTCCCTTCGACATGCCGGTCGCCGACTCGGAGATCATTTTCGGCGCCTACACCGAGTACACCGGCCTGCGTTTCGCCCTGTTCCTCCTTGCCGAGTACGCCGGAATCGTCGTCCTGTGCGGCCTGACCACCGTCCTCTTCCTGGGCGGCTGGCACGGCCCCTGGGGCGCCGACGGGCTCGGCTGGGTCTGGACCCTCCTCAAGACGGCCGTGCTCGCCTTCGTCGTCATCTGGCTCCGCGTGACCTATCCCCGTCTGCGCGAGGACCAGCTCCAGAAACTCTCCTGGACCCTCCTCGTCCCCCTCTCCCT